The window ACTGTAGACATCCAAAACCTGCACCTTCAAGATCCGAGTACTGGATTTCAAATACAGACTCTGAGTTGTTCTCGTTATCGTTTTCAAAGATGGTAGAATAATCCTGCACTAAAGAATATTGATTGGATAGGATTAAATCGTCCAAGACATCTGCCGCCTCTCCATATTTTTGTTGAAACAAGTAAACCTTTCCCAGCAACGCCTGAGCGCTACCTTTAGTGGCGCGACCTACATCAGGAGTAGTGTATTGTAAATTTTCGATGGAGTACAGTAAATCTTGCTCAATTTGCGCGTAAACCTGCTCCTTAGGAGTGCGATCCACTTCAAACTGATCTCCAAATAGAAAACGTTTATCTACCACCAATGGTACATCACCAAAAAACTTCACCAATTCAAAATAGTAATACGCTCTTAAAAAGCGGGCTTCCCCAAGAACTCTTGGTTTTTCCGGAAAATCGGTTTTGTCTTGAAATTCTAATATGTAGTTGGCTCTATTAACTCCTGCAAACATCCATCTCCATATATCAGATAATTGAGCATTTACAGGGGTGTGCATCATATCATCTATTTGCTGGATTCCTATAACGTCTGTAGCGCTTTCGCCACCAGCCAAGGTGTTGTCTGAAGCAATATCACCCAACATCACATTCAAGTAAGTGGATTGCAATAGATCATATGCAGCTACCAGAGCACTTTCATAATCTGCTTGAGAATTAAAAAAGTTCTCTGAGTTTAAGTCTTCACTTTCAATGTCTAAGTAGTCTTCACTACAGGCGTTAACGCCTACGGCAACTACAAATAATAGAATATATATTTTGTAAATTTTCATCTTGATAGTTTTAGAATTTTGCATTTACTCCTACTAGGAAGGTTCTCGCTACTGGATAGAAAC of the Nonlabens marinus S1-08 genome contains:
- a CDS encoding RagB/SusD family nutrient uptake outer membrane protein; the encoded protein is MKIYKIYILLFVVAVGVNACSEDYLDIESEDLNSENFFNSQADYESALVAAYDLLQSTYLNVMLGDIASDNTLAGGESATDVIGIQQIDDMMHTPVNAQLSDIWRWMFAGVNRANYILEFQDKTDFPEKPRVLGEARFLRAYYYFELVKFFGDVPLVVDKRFLFGDQFEVDRTPKEQVYAQIEQDLLYSIENLQYTTPDVGRATKGSAQALLGKVYLFQQKYGEAADVLDDLILSNQYSLVQDYSTIFENDNENNSESVFEIQYSDLEGAGFGCLQCSEGNVAVGFNGIRNYNGPLFDSGFSFNVPTQEVVDLFEPADVRKNTAILDIEEFAAANGATFSKGYEHTGYYNRKYIARQGDLNTGDANLTNPNNYRAIRLADVYLMAAEAYNSGNLGDGQARTYLNIVRNRANLPNVEFSGSALRDAIFVDRRLELVGEGHHFFDLVRTGRAAAEINGFISGKHDVFPIPLEEILLAGDRWEQNPNY